A stretch of the Lolium perenne isolate Kyuss_39 chromosome 3, Kyuss_2.0, whole genome shotgun sequence genome encodes the following:
- the LOC127346087 gene encoding uncharacterized protein has product MASTDRAGAFPAARDDDDLPQRQDAMSDAVKVFSGYNPASTNPEDLKRAVSTVNEAMAPLRPIFMAISEMPESTAAEARAKEEARAAAKEQLTRQLGQLLPGGSVKIINEL; this is encoded by the coding sequence ATGGCCAGCACCGACCGCGCCGGAGCATTCCCCGCCGCCAGGGACGACGACGACCTCCCGCAGCGACAGGATGCCATGTCGGACGCCGTCAAGGTGTTCTCCGGCTACAACCCGGCGAGCACCAACCCCGAGGACCTCAAGCGGGCGGTGTCCACGGTGAACGAGGCGATGGCGCCGCTGCGGCCCATCTTCATGGCCATCAGCGAGATGCCGGAGAGCACCGCCGCCGAGGCCCGCGCCAAGGAGGAGGCGCGTGCCGCGGCCAAGGAGCAGCTCACCCGCCAGCTCGGCCAGCTGCTGCCCGGCGGATCCGTCAAGATCATCAACGAGCTGTAG